A part of Ptychodera flava strain L36383 chromosome 11, AS_Pfla_20210202, whole genome shotgun sequence genomic DNA contains:
- the LOC139144321 gene encoding uncharacterized protein: MDELQTIVNEIEAVLNDCPLKYVSSDLTDPQPLTPAHLLHGRMLTPLPQSTIDTDKMTDPDFAPITPSEVNKRAEYLASLHQTFWRRWSSEYITALRERHHNKKHNTTANRIKIGDVVLVHNDNQKRLYWNLAVVEQPHIGNDGLVRSADIRINPAKLAVQSTSSTRSNCQPRKVNKNITTTPLKKL; this comes from the coding sequence ATGGACGAACTGCAGACTATAGTCAACGAAATAGAGGCAGTGCTAAACGATTGTCCATTGAAGTACGTTTCCTCCGATCTCACGGATCCGCAACCACTAACACCTGCGCATTTACTCCATGGACGCATGTTAACACCTCTTCCGCAGTCGACGATCGACACGGATAAAATGACCGATCCGGATTTTGCGCCAATCACACCAAGCGAAGTCAACAAACGCGCTGAATACCTGGCCAGTCTACACCAAACATTCTGGAGAAGATGGTCATCAGAATACATTACAGCACTCAGAGAACGTCACCACAACAAGAAACACAACACAACTGCTAATCGAATCAAAATTGGTGACGTAGTTCTGGTACATAATGATAACCAGAAACGTCTTTACTGGAACCTTGCTGTTGTCGAACAGCCACACATCGGTAATGACGGACTTGTCAGATCAGCGGATATTCGAATTAATCCGGCAAAACTAGCCGTCCAATCTACAAGCTCTACCCGCTCGAACTGTCAACCGCGGAAAGTGAACAAGAACATAACAACAACGCCGTTGAAGAAACTGTGA
- the LOC139144316 gene encoding uncharacterized protein, protein MVEILLRFRVYQIAISSDIEKAFLNVSLADEDREYTKFFWLTNPDDPESDFAVYRFKVVLFGSTSSPFMLNAVIKTHLENQSCYIADDMKQNIRRQYAQWRKNSGRCYTLLQKIVGNYARCWIQPEIMDDE, encoded by the coding sequence ATGGTAGAAATTCTACTTCGCTTCCGTGTCTACCAGATCGCAATCTCCAGTGACATTGAAAAAGCGTTCCTGAATGTCAGCCTAGCAGATGAAGACAGAGAATACACCAAATTCTTCTGGTTGACAAACCCAGATGACCCCGAAAGCGACTTTGCAGTATACCGATTCAAAGTTGTCCTGTTCGGGTCCACCAGCTCACCATTCATGCTAAATGCAGTCATCAAAACCCACCTAGAAAACCAATCCTGTTACATTGCAGATGATATGAAGCAGAATATACGTAGACAATATGCTCAGTGGAGAAAGAACAGCGGCAGATGCTATACATTACTACAGAAAATCGTCGGAAACTATGCGCGCTGCTGGATTCAACCTGAGATCATGGATGACGAATGA